One window of the Leptotrichia hongkongensis genome contains the following:
- a CDS encoding EndoU domain-containing protein, with protein sequence MNKNKIAKILLLFVIILFGLGKLYLSRNNSINAKENSSKEFVAQNKRNSKKNIIKQKNIENKNEKRTQNTSNQGDRKYQIDYDHVIGGDENSQGKVTGGHSLLHGDVRIVKKIGNRAKNGVYRASIEVKKKDGTWQAKTSNGGVNTMFPENWDEARIIDEINSAWENRKDLRGRDNNMWQGISKSGVLIRGYKSPRITAYPVYENR encoded by the coding sequence ATGAATAAAAATAAAATTGCAAAAATATTGCTGTTATTTGTTATTATATTGTTTGGACTAGGAAAACTGTATTTAAGCAGAAATAACAGTATAAATGCAAAGGAAAATTCTTCAAAGGAATTTGTTGCACAAAATAAGAGAAATAGCAAAAAGAATATTATTAAACAGAAAAATATAGAAAATAAAAATGAAAAACGGACTCAAAATACTTCAAACCAAGGAGATAGAAAATATCAAATTGATTATGACCATGTGATTGGTGGGGATGAAAATTCACAAGGGAAAGTTACCGGTGGACATTCACTTTTGCATGGAGATGTGAGAATTGTAAAAAAAATTGGAAATCGAGCTAAAAACGGAGTGTATCGAGCAAGCATTGAAGTGAAGAAAAAAGACGGAACTTGGCAGGCAAAAACTTCTAATGGTGGAGTAAATACAATGTTTCCAGAAAACTGGGATGAAGCGAGAATTATTGACGAAATAAATTCAGCATGGGAAAATAGAAAAGATCTTAGGGGCAGAGATAATAATATGTGGCAGGGAATAAGCAAAAGCGGAGTTCTGATCCGTGGTTACAAAAGCCCTAGAATAACGGCTTATCCAGTTTATGAAAATCGTTAG
- a CDS encoding site-specific DNA-methyltransferase, translating to MEKFNGTSMDLVQENIKKLKEIFPEAFVEGEVDFDVLRQIFGGGGGVDTSKERYSLNWNGKSEARQRAQEVSTGTLRPAKKESKNWDNTENIYIEGDNLEVLKLLQKSYYGKIKMIYIDPPYNTGNDILYKNNFTSPLEYYKRFIGEISDDNFVLTTNSDTSGRYHSDWLSMMFPVLKLGRNLLSNDGIIVIAIDDYEQSRLRMMCDEIFGEYNFIGTIVTRCNPQGRGKKNIDPVHEYHLIYSKNVKNMKELRIKNNKEGNFKKLIRTGTNSRKEERPKRFYPILVKNKKVEMITIEEYQKIYSKETGFNEEYIKKLREKYEKEGNLVIFPIAKNGEKKVWQREFDRVLKEYHTYIYKDNQIKYPSDKKRTPTSLWDENLYSNVSYGTNILKNLFNQEETFDYPKSIYTVKDFISMVNDGYILDFFSGSSTTAHAVMQLNAEEEQNKKFILIQLPQKISKDKNAYSLGYKNICEIGKERIRRAGDKIKEDETLPLENREKLDIGFKVFKLDSSNIKEWDTDTNDLQQSLLDSVENIKSDRNSLDVLYEILLKYGLDLNIPIKETENFYSIGGGTLLVSLNNEINLDVINSICEEYKKILEIDKEFKTTVILKDNSFKSDVDKTNALKRLEQVGISEIRSI from the coding sequence ATGGAGAAATTTAATGGAACAAGTATGGATTTAGTTCAAGAGAATATTAAAAAATTGAAAGAAATTTTTCCGGAAGCATTTGTGGAAGGAGAAGTAGATTTTGATGTATTGAGACAAATTTTCGGGGGGGGGGGGGGGGTAGATACTTCTAAAGAAAGATATTCTCTAAACTGGAATGGAAAATCAGAAGCAAGACAGAGAGCGCAGGAAGTAAGTACAGGAACATTAAGACCTGCAAAAAAAGAATCGAAGAATTGGGATAATACAGAAAATATTTATATAGAAGGAGATAATTTAGAAGTACTAAAATTGTTACAAAAATCATATTACGGGAAAATAAAAATGATATATATAGATCCTCCATATAATACTGGGAATGATATTTTATATAAAAATAATTTTACATCTCCTTTAGAGTACTATAAAAGATTTATTGGAGAAATATCAGATGATAATTTTGTTTTAACTACAAATTCTGATACTTCTGGAAGATATCATTCAGATTGGCTTTCAATGATGTTTCCTGTATTAAAGTTAGGAAGAAATTTATTATCAAATGATGGAATAATAGTAATCGCTATTGATGATTATGAACAATCAAGATTAAGAATGATGTGTGATGAAATTTTTGGAGAGTATAATTTTATTGGAACAATAGTAACTAGATGCAATCCTCAAGGGCGGGGGAAAAAGAATATAGATCCAGTTCACGAATATCATTTAATTTATTCTAAAAATGTGAAAAATATGAAAGAATTAAGAATAAAAAATAATAAAGAAGGAAACTTTAAAAAGTTAATAAGAACCGGAACAAATTCAAGAAAAGAAGAAAGACCTAAAAGATTTTATCCCATATTAGTGAAAAATAAAAAAGTAGAGATGATAACAATTGAAGAATATCAAAAGATATATTCAAAAGAAACAGGATTTAACGAAGAATATATAAAAAAATTGAGAGAGAAGTATGAAAAAGAAGGTAATTTAGTTATTTTTCCGATAGCTAAAAATGGCGAAAAAAAAGTATGGCAAAGAGAATTTGATAGAGTATTAAAAGAGTATCATACATATATTTATAAAGATAATCAAATAAAGTATCCTTCAGATAAAAAAAGAACACCTACTTCATTATGGGATGAAAATCTCTATAGTAATGTTTCTTATGGAACCAATATATTAAAAAACTTATTTAATCAAGAGGAAACTTTTGATTATCCTAAAAGTATTTATACAGTAAAAGATTTTATTTCTATGGTTAATGATGGTTATATTTTAGATTTTTTTAGTGGTTCATCAACAACAGCACACGCTGTAATGCAACTAAACGCTGAAGAAGAACAAAATAAAAAATTTATATTAATTCAATTACCACAGAAAATTTCTAAAGACAAAAATGCATATTCTTTGGGATATAAAAATATTTGTGAAATAGGAAAAGAAAGAATAAGAAGAGCAGGAGATAAAATAAAAGAAGATGAAACATTGCCACTTGAAAATAGAGAAAAACTGGATATAGGATTTAAAGTATTTAAACTGGATTCATCAAATATAAAAGAATGGGATACAGATACAAATGATTTACAACAATCTCTGCTAGATTCAGTGGAAAATATAAAATCAGATAGAAATTCGTTAGATGTTCTATACGAAATTTTATTAAAATATGGATTAGATTTAAATATTCCAATAAAGGAAACTGAAAATTTCTACTCAATAGGAGGAGGAACTCTTTTAGTAAGTTTAAATAATGAAATTAATTTAGATGTGATAAATTCAATATGTGAAGAATATAAAAAAATATTAGAAATAGACAAGGAATTTAAAACGACAGTAATATTGAAAGATAACTCTTTTAAAAGTGATGTAGATAAGACAAATGCATTAAAGAGATTAGAACAAGTTGGAATAAGTGAAATTAGAAGTATATAG
- a CDS encoding restriction endonuclease, whose translation MKIRFEENLEYQLKAINSVTGVFSGYETGRTVFTVEKAMNPQLKFKRENYLGIGNKILLSSEKISENLNNIQIRNGLEKTTVLKKEDYNFSVEMETGTGKTYVYLRTIMELNKKYGFTKFIIVVPSIAIKEGVYKTLQITEEHFKSMYENTLYDYFIYDSKKINMIRNFAMNNNIEIMIINIDSFNKDTNVINQERDQTSGYSPIEYIQKCNPIVIVDEPQNMETDIAKNAIKELNPLCTLRYSATHKEKYNPVFKLDSIDAYEKQLVKQIEVATVGVTKNSNTEYIKVISIKTGKSGITAKIELDVKSKSGVTRKEISIKHGDVLSEKARRDIYDGYIVNEITYNESNPASSFIDFGKVRLTLGQVNGGQKPDFIKRLQIRKTIQEHFDKQLNLKSKGIKVLSLFFIDKVSNYRIYDSETGEAKKGKYALMFEEEYNKLIQLEKYSSMGKASKVHDGYFSQDKKKSKNGQEYFEIKDTKGNTNADNDTFKKIMKDKEKLLSFDEPLAFIFSHSALKEGWDNPNVFQICTLNETVSEMKKRQEIGRGLRIAVNQDGERVRGFNVNTLTVMANESYEQFVESLQKEMEKEENIKFRIVEDFIFANIVISDENGKEKFLGHEKSKEIYQDLIKRNYIDESGNSKEKLKKDLEKGILEISEEFENIKESIIKKLEPISRKLVIKNADDKKKIEINKEVFLSDEFKKLWDKIKYKTTYQVNFNEEELIKECIKGLDNEIYIPSEKLLFNKKTLSITKGGIESESEDEISEDISAFNRFKLPDIITYLQNETNLTRRSIVKILTGSRTLESFRKNPQYYLEQVSEIIKNTMKNFILDGIKYEKIGNTEYYSQELFEDSEIYGYLKSEISKGNMIETKKNPYDSIVVDSEIESKFAENLEKYGNVIVYAKLPSWFKISTPLGNYNPDWAILAKPDINKEEEKLYFVIETKGSKNKNDRRDSENGKIRCGEKHFEAISKEINYDVCKTGEDFKNLI comes from the coding sequence ATGAAGATTAGATTTGAAGAAAATTTAGAATATCAGTTAAAAGCGATAAATTCTGTAACTGGCGTATTTTCAGGATATGAAACAGGTAGAACAGTATTTACAGTTGAGAAAGCAATGAATCCTCAATTAAAGTTTAAGAGAGAAAATTATTTAGGGATAGGAAATAAAATTTTATTATCTTCTGAAAAAATTTCAGAAAATTTAAATAATATTCAAATTAGAAATGGTTTGGAAAAAACAACAGTATTAAAAAAGGAAGATTACAATTTTTCTGTTGAAATGGAAACAGGTACAGGGAAAACTTATGTATATTTAAGGACGATAATGGAGTTAAATAAAAAATATGGATTTACAAAATTTATTATAGTTGTACCTTCAATAGCGATAAAAGAAGGAGTGTATAAAACACTTCAAATTACAGAAGAACATTTTAAGAGTATGTATGAAAATACACTTTATGATTATTTTATTTATGATTCTAAAAAAATAAATATGATAAGAAATTTTGCTATGAATAATAATATAGAGATTATGATAATCAATATAGATTCTTTTAATAAAGATACAAATGTCATTAATCAAGAAAGAGATCAAACTAGTGGATATAGTCCGATTGAATATATACAGAAATGTAATCCAATAGTAATAGTTGATGAACCTCAAAATATGGAAACTGATATAGCAAAAAATGCTATAAAAGAGCTAAATCCTTTGTGTACGTTAAGATACTCAGCAACTCATAAAGAAAAATATAATCCTGTGTTTAAACTAGATTCAATAGATGCTTACGAAAAACAGCTAGTAAAACAAATAGAAGTTGCTACTGTCGGTGTCACTAAAAATTCAAATACAGAATATATAAAAGTTATTAGTATAAAAACTGGTAAATCTGGTATTACAGCGAAAATAGAACTTGATGTAAAAAGTAAATCAGGAGTAACTAGAAAAGAAATTAGTATAAAGCATGGAGATGTTTTAAGCGAGAAGGCAAGAAGAGACATCTATGACGGCTACATAGTAAATGAAATTACATATAATGAATCTAATCCTGCCAGTTCTTTTATAGACTTTGGAAAAGTAAGATTAACTTTAGGACAGGTAAATGGAGGACAAAAACCAGATTTTATAAAAAGATTACAAATAAGAAAAACAATACAGGAACATTTTGATAAGCAGTTAAATTTAAAAAGTAAAGGAATAAAAGTTTTATCACTTTTCTTTATAGATAAAGTTTCAAATTATAGAATATATGATTCAGAGACAGGGGAAGCTAAAAAAGGCAAATATGCTTTAATGTTTGAAGAAGAATATAATAAACTTATACAATTGGAAAAATATTCATCAATGGGGAAAGCGTCCAAAGTGCATGATGGATATTTTTCACAAGATAAGAAAAAGTCTAAAAATGGGCAAGAGTATTTTGAAATTAAAGATACAAAAGGTAATACAAATGCTGATAATGATACATTTAAGAAGATAATGAAAGATAAGGAAAAACTTTTAAGTTTTGATGAGCCTTTAGCATTTATATTTTCACATTCTGCATTGAAAGAAGGTTGGGATAATCCTAATGTATTCCAGATTTGTACTTTGAATGAAACAGTTTCTGAAATGAAGAAAAGACAGGAAATAGGTAGAGGACTTAGAATAGCTGTAAACCAAGATGGAGAAAGAGTCAGAGGTTTCAATGTAAATACACTGACAGTAATGGCAAATGAATCTTATGAACAGTTTGTAGAATCATTACAGAAAGAAATGGAAAAAGAAGAAAATATAAAATTTAGAATTGTAGAAGATTTTATTTTTGCAAATATTGTAATTAGTGATGAAAATGGAAAAGAAAAGTTTCTTGGTCATGAAAAATCAAAAGAAATATATCAAGATTTAATCAAAAGAAATTATATTGATGAAAGTGGAAATTCAAAAGAAAAACTAAAAAAAGATTTGGAAAAAGGGATTTTAGAAATATCTGAAGAATTTGAAAATATAAAAGAATCAATTATAAAAAAACTTGAACCTATTTCTAGAAAGTTAGTTATTAAAAATGCAGATGATAAAAAGAAAATAGAAATAAATAAAGAAGTATTTTTAAGTGATGAATTTAAAAAATTATGGGATAAAATAAAATATAAAACTACATATCAGGTTAATTTTAATGAAGAAGAACTGATAAAGGAATGTATAAAAGGTCTGGATAATGAAATTTATATACCTTCTGAAAAGTTATTGTTTAATAAAAAAACATTATCAATTACAAAAGGTGGAATAGAATCGGAAAGTGAAGACGAAATAAGTGAAGATATAAGCGCTTTTAATAGATTTAAGCTTCCAGATATAATTACTTATTTACAGAATGAAACTAATCTTACAAGAAGAAGTATAGTAAAGATTTTGACAGGATCTAGAACCTTAGAGAGTTTTAGGAAAAATCCACAGTATTATTTAGAACAAGTCAGTGAGATAATTAAAAATACTATGAAAAATTTTATACTTGATGGTATAAAATATGAAAAAATAGGAAATACAGAATATTATTCACAGGAGCTGTTTGAAGATAGTGAAATATATGGGTATTTAAAAAGTGAAATTTCAAAAGGAAATATGATTGAAACTAAAAAAAACCCTTACGATAGTATTGTTGTGGATTCAGAAATAGAGAGCAAATTTGCTGAAAATTTAGAAAAATATGGAAATGTTATTGTTTATGCAAAACTTCCATCATGGTTTAAAATATCGACTCCACTGGGAAATTATAATCCTGACTGGGCTATACTTGCTAAACCTGATATAAATAAAGAAGAAGAAAAACTTTATTTTGTAATAGAAACTAAAGGTTCAAAGAATAAAAATGACAGAAGAGACAGCGAAAATGGTAAAATTAGATGTGGAGAAAAACATTTTGAAGCAATTTCTAAAGAAATAAACTATGATGTTTGTAAAACAGGAGAAGATTTTAAAAACTTAATATAG
- a CDS encoding magnesium transporter CorA family protein has product MIKRIDTKSGKIISYVYNLKDEDYKILSERLEIDEEKIKNVIDEEIFTPRISKSDWEIYKLYYPAVKKSTKDKEFTSYEINPIVIFFKEDKIVILDDDYYNDFYQFVEEYAKLRDEVLEENRFFLNMLHKISQSLYKYVRILIGEHDKIETVLREQQSNEKLISLAEVEQGFYVYNIALRNLDYVVENLKEDEQFEQYEEYMTRILQEINFTLDLSSSYCEICKTTRETYSSYIGNNMNITMKFLAAVTILVTVPNMIFGFYGMNVKLPLQDMGFWALVIIFIIMMLLMLVLWRYMKKKVL; this is encoded by the coding sequence ATGATAAAAAGAATAGATACGAAAAGTGGGAAAATAATTTCTTATGTATATAATTTGAAGGATGAAGATTATAAAATTTTATCAGAACGATTGGAAATCGATGAAGAGAAGATAAAGAATGTTATTGACGAGGAAATTTTTACTCCAAGAATTTCAAAATCAGACTGGGAGATTTATAAACTGTATTATCCAGCTGTTAAAAAATCTACAAAAGATAAAGAATTTACATCATATGAGATTAATCCAATTGTAATTTTTTTTAAAGAAGATAAAATTGTTATTCTAGATGACGATTATTACAACGATTTTTATCAATTTGTTGAAGAGTATGCCAAATTAAGAGATGAAGTTCTTGAAGAAAATCGTTTTTTCCTAAATATGCTTCATAAAATTTCTCAAAGCCTTTATAAATATGTGAGAATTTTGATTGGAGAACATGACAAGATAGAAACTGTTTTGAGGGAACAGCAAAGTAACGAAAAATTAATTTCTCTTGCGGAAGTAGAACAAGGATTTTATGTTTATAATATTGCATTGAGAAATTTGGATTATGTTGTTGAGAATTTGAAAGAAGATGAGCAATTTGAACAATATGAAGAATATATGACAAGAATTTTACAGGAGATAAATTTTACACTAGACTTATCATCTTCATACTGTGAAATTTGTAAAACTACAAGAGAAACATATTCATCGTATATTGGAAATAATATGAATATCACAATGAAATTTTTAGCTGCAGTAACAATATTGGTTACAGTTCCAAATATGATTTTTGGATTTTATGGAATGAACGTGAAGTTGCCGCTTCAAGATATGGGATTTTGGGCATTAGTAATAATTTTTATAATAATGATGTTGCTAATGCTAGTTTTGTGGAGATATATGAAAAAGAAAGTTTTATAG
- the fabV gene encoding enoyl-ACP reductase FabV — translation MVIKPRLKGGLALTNHPIGAKEFVKRQIDYVKSQDKYEGPKKVLIIGSSSGYGLATRISLAFGAGAETIGVAFEKGVEGKRAGSAGWWNTIAFNEAAKKEGLVSKNFIGDAFSMEMKDDVIKFIKEEFGGKIDLLIYSLASAVRTDPIDGVTYRSALKSTTKDITGPTINFEKEVMEETTMGVATPDEIKSTVKVMGGEDWKLWIEALDKGGVLSEGFKTVAYSYLGPKVTYGIYKEGTIGAAKRDLEHTSDVLNDFLKEKYNGEAYVSLSKALMTKASAVIPIFPLYAALLYKVMKEKGIHEGTIEQKHRLLTQMVYGNNPVIDEERRLRPDNWEMREDVQAEVEALWDKVTPDNFKEISDYAGAREEFMQLNGFDFDNVDYDADVDLDELAKLKP, via the coding sequence ATGGTTATAAAACCTAGATTAAAAGGTGGTTTAGCACTTACAAACCATCCAATTGGAGCAAAAGAATTTGTAAAAAGGCAAATTGACTATGTAAAATCACAAGATAAATATGAAGGTCCAAAAAAAGTTCTAATTATCGGTTCTTCATCTGGATACGGGCTTGCAACAAGAATCTCGCTTGCCTTCGGTGCTGGAGCAGAAACTATCGGAGTAGCATTTGAAAAAGGGGTAGAAGGAAAAAGAGCAGGTTCTGCTGGTTGGTGGAATACAATTGCTTTTAACGAAGCTGCTAAAAAAGAAGGTTTAGTTTCTAAAAACTTTATTGGTGATGCTTTTTCAATGGAAATGAAAGATGATGTAATAAAATTCATTAAAGAAGAATTTGGTGGAAAAATCGACTTGTTAATTTATAGCTTAGCAAGTGCAGTTAGAACTGATCCAATTGACGGCGTAACTTATCGTTCAGCATTAAAATCTACAACAAAGGACATTACAGGTCCAACTATCAACTTTGAAAAAGAAGTTATGGAAGAAACAACAATGGGTGTTGCAACTCCAGATGAAATCAAAAGCACTGTAAAAGTTATGGGTGGAGAAGACTGGAAATTATGGATTGAAGCGCTTGATAAAGGTGGCGTTCTTTCTGAAGGCTTCAAAACAGTAGCTTACTCATATTTAGGCCCAAAAGTAACTTACGGAATCTATAAAGAAGGTACAATTGGAGCTGCAAAAAGAGATTTGGAACATACTTCTGATGTTTTAAATGACTTTTTAAAAGAAAAATACAATGGAGAAGCATACGTTTCATTAAGTAAAGCCTTAATGACAAAAGCAAGTGCAGTTATCCCTATTTTCCCATTATACGCAGCATTGCTTTACAAAGTAATGAAGGAAAAAGGTATCCACGAAGGTACAATTGAACAAAAACACAGACTCTTGACTCAAATGGTTTATGGAAACAATCCTGTTATTGACGAAGAAAGAAGATTACGTCCAGATAACTGGGAAATGCGTGAAGACGTTCAAGCTGAAGTAGAAGCTCTTTGGGACAAAGTTACTCCAGATAACTTTAAGGAAATAAGCGATTACGCTGGAGCAAGAGAGGAATTCATGCAATTAAATGGATTTGATTTTGACAATGTGGATTATGACGCTGATGTTGATTTAGATGAATTAGCTAAATTAAAACCTTAA
- a CDS encoding SDR family oxidoreductase codes for MAVKNKVVIVTGASSGIGRATAKLLGESGAKVILAARNEDKLQEAVAEIKEKGGEAAYKVTDVSKREEVKALVDFAISEYGKIDVIFNNAGLMPNAPLSELKNSEWDEMIDVNLKGVLNGIEAVLPHFIKQKSGHVISTSSVAGLNTYLGAGVYCATKHGVKALMEVLRKESANEKMNVRTTTLYLGAFRTELATRITNKAIKERIEFLYDTIGADPMIVAEAVKFAIDLPEEVSMNEITLYPTAQL; via the coding sequence ATGGCTGTTAAAAACAAAGTCGTTATTGTTACAGGAGCTTCTTCAGGAATTGGAAGAGCTACTGCGAAATTATTAGGAGAAAGCGGAGCAAAAGTTATACTTGCTGCAAGAAATGAAGACAAATTACAGGAAGCTGTTGCTGAAATAAAGGAAAAAGGAGGGGAAGCCGCTTACAAAGTTACAGATGTATCAAAAAGAGAGGAAGTAAAAGCATTGGTTGATTTTGCAATTTCTGAATATGGAAAAATAGACGTTATTTTCAATAATGCTGGATTAATGCCAAACGCACCGTTGTCAGAACTAAAAAATAGCGAATGGGACGAAATGATAGATGTGAACTTAAAAGGTGTATTAAACGGTATTGAAGCTGTACTTCCACATTTTATTAAGCAAAAATCTGGACACGTTATCAGCACATCTTCTGTCGCTGGATTAAACACATATCTTGGAGCAGGAGTTTACTGTGCTACAAAACACGGTGTAAAAGCACTAATGGAAGTACTGAGAAAAGAAAGCGCCAACGAAAAAATGAATGTCCGTACAACAACTCTATATCTAGGAGCATTCAGAACTGAACTTGCAACACGTATTACAAACAAAGCGATTAAGGAAAGAATTGAATTTCTTTATGACACAATTGGAGCGGATCCAATGATAGTTGCCGAAGCTGTGAAATTTGCTATTGATTTACCAGAAGAAGTAAGTATGAATGAAATCACTCTTTATCCTACAGCACAGTTGTAA
- a CDS encoding GntR family transcriptional regulator has product MSKYKEVYDNIKKQIKDGKLKPKDYLQKEADFAKEYSCSVLTVRKALALLESEGYIQKIKGKRSIVVEKGDLKNISLTSIQTFQELNKIKNIDVKANLVSLYIVQGVEELMEKFNVSKTADFYKVVRTYSLNGEVVQYATSYFDRKIVTYLNDEIASKSIYEYLENELNLKISYSRREIKFRSATDEERRHINLENIDRVVVIETYAYLSNGNLFQYETITYHPDKFTFTAIAKR; this is encoded by the coding sequence ATGAGTAAATATAAAGAAGTATATGACAATATAAAAAAACAAATTAAAGATGGAAAATTAAAGCCAAAAGATTATTTACAAAAGGAAGCAGATTTTGCCAAAGAATATTCCTGCTCTGTGCTTACTGTGAGAAAAGCACTTGCTTTGCTGGAATCGGAAGGATATATTCAAAAAATAAAAGGTAAAAGGTCAATTGTGGTTGAAAAAGGGGATTTGAAAAATATTTCGCTTACTTCAATACAGACATTTCAGGAATTGAATAAGATAAAAAATATAGATGTCAAGGCAAATTTAGTTAGTCTATATATAGTACAAGGTGTCGAGGAACTGATGGAAAAATTTAATGTTTCTAAAACTGCTGATTTTTACAAGGTTGTCCGTACATATTCCTTGAATGGCGAAGTTGTTCAGTACGCCACTTCTTATTTTGATAGAAAAATAGTCACTTATCTAAATGATGAAATAGCCAGCAAGTCTATTTATGAATATCTGGAAAATGAACTAAATTTAAAAATATCGTATTCAAGACGGGAAATAAAGTTCAGAAGTGCAACAGATGAGGAAAGACGTCATATAAATCTTGAAAATATTGACAGAGTTGTAGTCATTGAAACTTACGCCTATTTATCCAACGGAAATCTTTTCCAATATGAAACAATAACTTATCATCCTGATAAATTTACTTTTACTGCAATTGCTAAAAGATAG
- a CDS encoding pectate lyase family protein gives MKKIILVISLMISSVLCSAEKTDFIREVLAKNDGFASEGKGTTGGAQAVQKNIFKVTNKKEFVAAIGNRKNSEPKILMIYGTIDFDTDDNGKTLKRDDYMAKGYDFEKYLETHASQSSASKSLKEDQEAKRGQSQKNQSKNITVHVPANTSIIGIENAKLKGVDLIIDSDNVIVRNIMFESPYDYFPSWDPKDGKEGNWNSQYDSISIKGGTHIWIDHCHFQDGPETVEKYFGRKYEHRDGLVDITNQSDYITLSYNIFENHNKAILIGSSDSKVADEGKLNVTLHHNYFHNLVQRVPRVRFGKVHVYNNYYQSDNKNSEYSYSYSLGVGKNSKIYAENNVADIEGRDYKDFVKVFGGKELTTVNNIFNGQKIDKFDESLTKVDWTPTLYQKIDATNEVKDKVLNNAGVFKNKM, from the coding sequence ATGAAAAAAATAATTTTAGTAATTAGTTTAATGATTTCTTCAGTATTGTGTTCGGCTGAAAAAACTGATTTTATACGAGAAGTATTAGCTAAAAATGATGGATTTGCTTCAGAAGGTAAAGGAACTACGGGTGGAGCTCAAGCTGTTCAGAAAAATATATTTAAAGTTACAAATAAGAAAGAGTTTGTTGCAGCAATTGGAAATAGGAAAAATTCGGAGCCTAAGATTTTGATGATATATGGGACGATAGATTTTGATACAGATGATAATGGTAAGACTTTAAAGAGGGATGATTATATGGCTAAAGGGTATGATTTTGAAAAATATTTGGAAACTCATGCTTCTCAAAGTTCAGCATCTAAAAGTTTGAAAGAAGATCAGGAAGCAAAAAGAGGACAATCTCAAAAAAATCAAAGTAAAAATATAACAGTTCATGTTCCTGCTAATACAAGTATAATTGGAATTGAAAATGCAAAATTAAAAGGTGTAGATTTAATAATAGATTCTGATAATGTAATTGTAAGAAATATAATGTTCGAATCTCCTTATGATTATTTTCCATCATGGGATCCGAAAGATGGAAAAGAAGGGAACTGGAATTCTCAGTATGACAGTATTTCAATAAAGGGTGGTACTCATATTTGGATAGATCATTGTCATTTTCAAGATGGACCTGAAACTGTTGAAAAATATTTTGGTCGTAAATATGAGCATAGAGATGGTTTAGTTGATATAACAAATCAATCAGATTACATAACTTTATCATATAATATTTTTGAAAATCATAATAAAGCAATTTTGATAGGTAGTAGTGATTCAAAAGTAGCGGATGAAGGGAAATTGAATGTGACTTTACACCATAATTATTTTCATAATTTAGTTCAGAGAGTACCAAGAGTAAGATTTGGAAAGGTTCATGTGTATAATAATTATTATCAATCAGACAACAAAAATAGCGAGTATAGTTATTCTTATTCTTTAGGAGTTGGAAAAAATTCAAAAATATATGCTGAAAACAATGTTGCAGATATAGAAGGCAGAGATTATAAAGATTTTGTAAAAGTCTTTGGTGGAAAAGAACTTACAACTGTTAATAATATATTTAATGGACAGAAGATTGATAAATTTGATGAAAGTTTAACAAAAGTAGATTGGACTCCTACGTTATATCAAAAAATAGATGCTACAAATGAAGTAAAAGATAAAGTTTTAAATAATGCAGGAGTATTTAAAAATAAAATGTAA